In a single window of the Pontibacter russatus genome:
- the hslV gene encoding ATP-dependent protease subunit HslV, with product MTKIRSTTVVGIYHNGEVAVGADGQATMDKHIAKSNVKKIRKLLDGKIVTGFAGSTADAFTLLERFEEKLGAYQSNMKRAAIELAKDWRKDQYLRKLEAMMVVANKEELLIISGTGDVLEPDNQIAAIGSGSMYAHAAALALKKYAPQLSAEEMVREALNIAADICIYTNHNLVIEKPAS from the coding sequence ATGACAAAAATAAGATCAACCACAGTAGTCGGCATCTACCACAACGGCGAAGTAGCGGTGGGCGCAGACGGACAGGCCACCATGGACAAGCACATCGCCAAAAGCAACGTGAAGAAGATACGGAAGCTGCTGGACGGAAAGATAGTAACGGGTTTTGCCGGCTCCACCGCAGATGCTTTTACCCTTCTGGAGCGTTTCGAGGAAAAGCTGGGCGCTTATCAAAGCAACATGAAGCGTGCGGCCATAGAACTCGCCAAGGACTGGCGCAAAGACCAGTACCTGCGCAAACTGGAGGCGATGATGGTGGTGGCCAACAAAGAGGAACTGCTCATCATATCCGGCACGGGCGATGTGCTGGAGCCGGACAACCAGATTGCCGCCATCGGATCGGGCAGCATGTACGCCCACGCCGCCGCCTTGGCACTGAAGAAATATGCCCCACAATTGTCGGCCGAGGAAATGGTGCGGGAGGCCCTAAATATTGCCGCCGATATCTGCATCTATACCAACCATAACCTGGTAATTGAGAAACCCGCCTCTTAA
- a CDS encoding monoheme cytochrome C: MLWLFLMVGSGCQSQSSTNDQQPEAQVVESAMAIDSVAQALSVAPDSQVVNGIHVPTGLVADDGYLLVRNNCSNCHSLDLVKNKRASLEGWLATIRWMQQTQGLWDLGKNEKPILDYLAKNYAPEDTGRRRQLTGIEWYILEE; this comes from the coding sequence GTGCTCTGGCTTTTCCTGATGGTGGGTTCCGGCTGCCAGAGCCAATCTTCTACGAACGATCAGCAGCCCGAAGCACAGGTAGTGGAGAGCGCCATGGCAATAGACTCTGTAGCTCAGGCGTTGAGCGTGGCCCCTGACAGCCAGGTGGTGAACGGAATTCATGTGCCCACGGGCTTGGTCGCGGATGATGGATACCTGCTGGTGCGGAACAACTGCAGCAACTGCCACTCGCTGGACCTGGTGAAGAACAAGCGCGCCTCCCTCGAAGGCTGGCTGGCGACCATCCGGTGGATGCAGCAGACGCAGGGCCTTTGGGACCTGGGTAAGAATGAAAAGCCAATACTGGACTATCTCGCTAAAAACTACGCACCCGAAGATACAGGCAGGCGCAGGCAACTGACAGGTATAGAGTGGTATATACTGGAGGAGTGA
- a CDS encoding sulfite oxidase — MAKGLLLTMSLALGKSTLHTESLRAQASSGTLRPSGFNMQGKNPELIVLSDRPLNVETPPHLLNDEVTPTANVFIRNNGLPPESVDATNWTLTVEGESAKTRKKFTLADLKKNFKHYTYQLQLECGGNGRGEFSPPGKGNQWGNGAIQCCQWTGVRVKDVLAAVGVKPDAVYVAYYGKDRHVSGDPEKVPISRGVPIKKALEEESLLAWAMNGEDIPLIHGYPLRVVFGGWPASTSGKWVDRLVVRNKVHDGPKMTHGSYMVPARPIAPGAKAPEDKDMRIIESMPVRSLITYPKTGAILQNKKTLKLRGHAWAGDLEVKEMHVSLDFGATWQPCQLQKPVNRLAWQHWNAQVTFPSTGYYEVWARATDTEGTMQPMVVPAWNPGGYLNNACHRIAVQVG, encoded by the coding sequence ATGGCGAAAGGGCTTTTGCTCACCATGTCGCTGGCGCTGGGCAAAAGCACCCTGCATACCGAATCGTTGCGGGCGCAAGCCAGTTCCGGAACGCTCAGGCCTTCGGGATTTAACATGCAAGGGAAAAACCCGGAACTGATAGTGCTCAGCGACCGCCCCCTGAACGTGGAGACGCCGCCCCATTTGCTCAACGACGAGGTGACACCCACCGCAAACGTTTTCATCCGGAACAATGGCTTACCGCCTGAAAGCGTTGACGCCACCAACTGGACGCTGACCGTGGAAGGGGAATCTGCCAAAACCCGGAAGAAATTCACGCTGGCCGATCTGAAGAAAAACTTCAAGCATTACACCTACCAACTGCAGCTTGAGTGCGGCGGCAACGGGCGCGGGGAGTTCAGCCCGCCTGGCAAGGGAAACCAGTGGGGCAACGGGGCCATCCAGTGCTGCCAATGGACAGGTGTGCGGGTGAAGGACGTGCTGGCGGCGGTTGGGGTAAAGCCGGATGCGGTGTACGTGGCTTACTACGGCAAAGACCGGCATGTGAGCGGCGACCCGGAGAAAGTGCCGATCTCTAGGGGCGTGCCGATAAAAAAGGCGCTGGAGGAGGAGTCGCTGCTGGCGTGGGCGATGAACGGCGAGGATATCCCGCTGATACACGGCTACCCGCTGCGGGTAGTGTTTGGTGGCTGGCCCGCCTCCACAAGTGGCAAATGGGTAGACCGCCTCGTGGTCCGGAACAAGGTGCATGACGGCCCTAAGATGACGCACGGCAGCTATATGGTTCCCGCGCGGCCTATTGCGCCCGGTGCCAAGGCGCCCGAAGACAAAGACATGCGGATCATTGAGTCGATGCCTGTGCGGTCGCTCATCACTTACCCGAAGACGGGTGCGATCCTGCAAAATAAGAAAACCCTCAAACTCCGCGGCCATGCCTGGGCCGGAGACCTGGAAGTGAAGGAAATGCATGTGTCGCTTGATTTCGGGGCTACCTGGCAGCCCTGCCAGCTCCAAAAACCGGTAAACAGACTGGCATGGCAGCACTGGAATGCACAAGTTACATTTCCCTCCACCGGCTATTACGAGGTGTGGGCCCGCGCCACCGACACCGAAGGGACCATGCAGCCGATGGTGGTGCCAGCCTGGAACCCCGGCGGCTACTTAAACAATGCCTGCCACCGCATCGCGGTGCAGGTGGGGTAG
- a CDS encoding sigma-70 family RNA polymerase sigma factor — protein MSQHQGILLKVCRVYGSSRDDAEDLFQEMVLQLWRSYPSFRHDAKVTTWLYRLALNTAITSLRSNSRRPQWQPLKLQHLNFSGPETRAA, from the coding sequence ATCAGCCAGCACCAGGGCATCCTTCTGAAGGTGTGCCGGGTATATGGCAGCAGCCGGGATGATGCCGAGGACCTTTTCCAGGAGATGGTGCTGCAACTGTGGCGCTCATATCCCAGCTTCCGGCACGACGCGAAAGTGACCACCTGGCTGTACCGGCTGGCGCTGAACACGGCAATCACCAGCCTGCGCAGCAACAGCCGGAGGCCGCAATGGCAGCCGCTCAAACTGCAGCACCTGAACTTCTCTGGCCCGGAAACCCGAGCGGCTTGA
- a CDS encoding pyruvate dehydrogenase complex dihydrolipoamide acetyltransferase: protein MAEVIRMPKMSDTMTEGVIASWLKKEGDKVSSGDILAEVETDKATMELESYEDGTLLYIGPKKGDSVPVDAVIAILGKEGEDIKGLLEELKGGGQPAAKAEQPSAKEAPKEEKPAETKAAPTKEAAPAKPAVDVSSIKANIIRMPKMSDTMTEGVLVSWQKRQGDKVKSGDILAEVETDKATMELESYEDGTLLYTGVKEGDSVAVDAIIAIIGEEGANYKALLEAASGNTGSRQENAQTDEAVEASADAVTEDKVQETAVPGGEAAASGGATPSEDGRIKASPLAKKVAQDKGYNLSQIKGTGEGGRIVLRDIESFTPSAAPQQAAPKTAAPQAAPATSIPGLPSEAYEEVNVSQMRKVIARRLSESLFTAPHFYLTMEIDMDKAIEARTSMNEVAPVKVSFNDLVIKAAAAALRQHPAVNTSWLGDKIRYNKNINIGVAVAVEEGLLVPVVRNADFKSLSAISAEVKDFGARAKSKKLQPADWEGSTFTISNLGMFGIEEFTAIINPPDACIMAVGGIKQTPVVRNGEIKVGNVMKVTLSCDHRVVDGAVGSAFLQTFKNLLENPVRILV, encoded by the coding sequence ATGGCTGAAGTTATAAGAATGCCCAAGATGAGCGACACGATGACGGAGGGGGTGATTGCATCTTGGCTGAAGAAAGAAGGCGATAAGGTGAGCTCCGGCGACATCCTGGCCGAGGTGGAAACCGACAAGGCGACCATGGAACTGGAATCATACGAAGACGGCACACTATTATATATAGGCCCCAAGAAGGGTGACTCTGTGCCGGTGGATGCCGTGATCGCCATTCTGGGCAAAGAGGGGGAAGATATAAAAGGCTTGCTGGAAGAGCTAAAAGGCGGTGGCCAGCCAGCTGCCAAAGCGGAGCAGCCGTCTGCAAAGGAGGCTCCAAAAGAAGAGAAACCAGCAGAAACCAAAGCTGCTCCCACGAAGGAAGCAGCGCCCGCCAAACCGGCTGTGGACGTCAGCAGCATCAAGGCCAATATCATCAGAATGCCCAAAATGAGCGACACCATGACGGAGGGCGTGCTCGTGAGCTGGCAGAAAAGGCAGGGCGACAAAGTGAAGTCCGGTGACATCCTGGCCGAGGTGGAAACCGATAAGGCAACCATGGAGCTGGAGTCGTATGAGGACGGCACGCTGCTCTACACAGGTGTGAAAGAAGGTGATTCTGTAGCCGTGGATGCCATCATCGCCATCATCGGGGAAGAAGGCGCTAATTACAAGGCCCTGCTGGAAGCCGCTTCAGGGAACACAGGTTCACGGCAGGAGAATGCGCAGACGGACGAGGCCGTTGAGGCCAGCGCTGATGCCGTAACGGAAGACAAGGTACAGGAAACAGCTGTTCCGGGTGGTGAGGCTGCTGCCAGCGGCGGTGCGACTCCTTCTGAGGACGGCCGCATCAAGGCCTCCCCACTGGCCAAGAAAGTGGCGCAGGATAAAGGCTACAACCTCTCACAGATAAAAGGAACAGGTGAAGGCGGCCGCATTGTACTGCGCGACATCGAGAGCTTCACGCCATCGGCTGCGCCGCAGCAGGCGGCCCCTAAAACCGCTGCCCCACAGGCCGCTCCGGCCACTTCTATCCCGGGCCTTCCGTCGGAGGCGTATGAGGAGGTGAACGTGTCGCAGATGCGCAAGGTCATTGCCCGCCGCCTGTCGGAGAGCCTGTTCACGGCGCCGCACTTCTACCTCACCATGGAAATCGACATGGACAAGGCCATCGAAGCGCGTACCAGCATGAACGAGGTGGCACCGGTGAAAGTGTCGTTTAACGACCTGGTGATAAAAGCCGCCGCTGCGGCGCTTCGCCAGCACCCGGCCGTCAACACGTCGTGGCTGGGCGATAAGATCCGCTACAACAAGAACATCAACATCGGGGTGGCGGTGGCCGTGGAAGAGGGGCTGCTGGTGCCGGTGGTGCGCAACGCCGACTTCAAATCCTTATCGGCCATATCTGCCGAGGTGAAAGATTTCGGGGCAAGGGCGAAAAGCAAGAAACTGCAGCCAGCCGATTGGGAGGGAAGCACCTTCACTATCTCCAACCTGGGCATGTTCGGCATTGAGGAGTTCACCGCCATCATCAACCCGCCGGATGCATGCATCATGGCCGTGGGTGGCATCAAGCAGACGCCTGTGGTAAGGAACGGCGAGATAAAGGTAGGCAATGTGATGAAGGTAACGCTCTCCTGCGACCACCGCGTAGTGGACGGAGCGGTAGGTTCCGCTTTCCTGCAAACATTCAAGAACCTGCTGGAGAACCCGGTAAGAATACTGGTGTAA
- a CDS encoding histidine phosphatase family protein, with product MSSKKVYLIRHGQTDYNLQSIVQGSGINSSLNATGRRQAELFFEHYKDIPFGKVYTSTLQRSIQSVQGFLDLGLPHEQHAGLNEIHWGTREGTRMTPEEDKYYYDILQTWREGNCDVCIEGGESPDLVAARQQPFIDLLLSRPEEETVLICMHGRAMRVLLCQLLHYPLRCMDEFEHQNLCLYQLDYTGSMFAVKKYCDVAHLQELESGTKDK from the coding sequence TTGAGTAGCAAGAAAGTATACCTCATCCGGCACGGCCAAACCGATTACAACCTGCAGAGCATCGTGCAGGGCAGCGGCATCAACTCCTCGCTGAACGCGACCGGGCGGCGCCAGGCCGAGCTGTTTTTCGAGCACTACAAAGACATTCCGTTCGGCAAAGTATATACTTCTACGCTGCAGCGCAGCATCCAGTCGGTGCAGGGCTTCCTGGACCTGGGCCTGCCGCACGAGCAGCACGCGGGCCTGAACGAGATTCACTGGGGCACCCGCGAAGGAACCCGCATGACGCCGGAAGAGGATAAGTATTACTACGACATTCTGCAGACCTGGCGCGAGGGCAACTGCGACGTGTGCATCGAAGGAGGGGAGAGCCCTGATTTGGTGGCGGCGCGGCAGCAGCCTTTCATCGACCTGTTGCTGAGCCGCCCGGAGGAGGAGACCGTGCTGATATGCATGCATGGCCGTGCCATGCGCGTGCTGCTGTGCCAGTTGCTGCACTACCCGCTGCGTTGCATGGACGAGTTCGAGCACCAGAACCTGTGCCTTTACCAGTTGGACTACACCGGCAGTATGTTCGCCGTGAAGAAGTACTGCGACGTGGCGCACCTGCAGGAGTTGGAGAGCGGCACAAAGGACAAATAG
- a CDS encoding PaaI family thioesterase produces the protein MVEHLGIEITAVGEGYVCGRMPVDHRTHQPMGLLHGGASVALAESLASMGAALQVDLTKKACIGLEINANHIRSVRDGWVYARAEAIHSGRSTQIWETKITTESGDLVCISRMTVAIIDKKA, from the coding sequence ATGGTGGAACATTTAGGCATAGAAATAACAGCGGTCGGCGAAGGGTATGTCTGCGGCCGCATGCCCGTTGACCACCGCACGCACCAACCCATGGGCCTGCTGCACGGCGGGGCCTCCGTGGCGCTGGCCGAGTCGCTGGCGAGCATGGGCGCCGCGCTGCAGGTTGATTTAACAAAAAAGGCCTGCATTGGTTTAGAAATAAACGCAAACCACATCCGCAGCGTACGCGATGGCTGGGTATATGCCCGCGCCGAAGCAATTCATTCCGGGCGCAGCACCCAAATCTGGGAAACGAAAATCACTACGGAATCCGGAGACCTGGTTTGCATCAGCCGCATGACGGTGGCTATCATAGACAAGAAAGCATAA
- a CDS encoding chorismate-binding protein, whose translation MYRTAIAKQYSMAMWCLPETGELQACISLQPNMVVPKPDLEQSPFGFLFCPFAPQGPHQNLFIKADLFYTAETGKLTAAPDVPVQEYESFRAALKVPHPNSWHISGPAFLHAYQQEDCFTSGVAKAVQAIRAGEMEKVVLSRDYLEQLPSDFSPVAALEAMQQAYPRVFVSLVSIPGVGTWMGASPEILVSVNEEKVFHTVALAGTQPAVAGESVASAIWRQKEIEEQAMVERYILKCFKTLRLRDYTEVGPRTIIAGNLMHLRTDFKVDLKEVDFPTLASDMLALLHPTSAVCGLPKEPALQFILENEGFDRSYYSGFLGPVNSATGTHLYVNLRCMELLEEEAILYAGAGITAESNPQKEWQETQHKMQTMRRILAQF comes from the coding sequence ATGTATCGAACAGCCATTGCGAAACAATACTCCATGGCCATGTGGTGTCTGCCAGAGACCGGGGAACTGCAGGCTTGCATCTCGCTGCAGCCAAACATGGTGGTGCCGAAGCCGGACCTGGAGCAGAGCCCTTTCGGCTTTTTGTTCTGCCCCTTCGCCCCACAGGGCCCGCACCAGAACCTGTTCATCAAAGCCGATTTATTTTATACTGCCGAAACAGGCAAGCTGACAGCTGCGCCCGATGTGCCGGTGCAGGAGTATGAATCTTTTCGTGCCGCATTAAAAGTGCCGCACCCGAACAGCTGGCACATTTCGGGCCCGGCCTTTCTGCACGCATACCAGCAGGAAGACTGCTTTACGAGCGGCGTCGCGAAGGCTGTGCAGGCAATCAGGGCGGGCGAAATGGAAAAAGTAGTGCTGTCGCGGGATTACTTGGAGCAATTACCCTCAGACTTTAGCCCGGTAGCTGCGCTGGAGGCAATGCAACAGGCATACCCGAGGGTGTTTGTTTCGCTGGTCTCTATTCCGGGCGTCGGCACCTGGATGGGGGCCTCGCCTGAGATACTGGTGAGCGTGAACGAAGAGAAGGTATTCCACACCGTTGCGCTGGCAGGCACACAACCGGCAGTGGCCGGCGAGTCGGTGGCGTCGGCTATCTGGCGGCAGAAAGAGATTGAGGAACAGGCGATGGTGGAGCGCTACATCCTGAAATGCTTTAAGACCCTGCGCCTGCGCGATTATACCGAAGTGGGGCCACGCACCATCATCGCCGGGAACCTGATGCACCTGCGCACCGATTTTAAAGTGGACCTGAAAGAGGTGGATTTCCCGACGCTGGCGTCCGACATGCTGGCGTTGCTGCACCCGACTTCCGCCGTTTGCGGGCTGCCCAAAGAACCCGCCCTGCAGTTCATCCTGGAGAATGAGGGCTTCGACCGCAGCTACTACAGCGGCTTCCTGGGCCCGGTGAACAGCGCCACCGGCACCCACCTGTACGTTAACCTGCGCTGCATGGAGCTGCTCGAGGAAGAGGCCATCCTATATGCCGGGGCCGGTATCACCGCCGAGTCAAACCCGCAAAAAGAGTGGCAGGAAACGCAGCACAAGATGCAAACGATGCGACGGATTCTGGCTCAATTTTGA
- the menD gene encoding 2-succinyl-5-enolpyruvyl-6-hydroxy-3-cyclohexene-1-carboxylic-acid synthase translates to MLIQPVVNIAEICARKGVEQVVLSPGSRCAPLTIAFARHPKLTVRTVSDERAAAFIALGMALTTGKPTVLVCTSGTATLNYAPAVAEAFFQQVPLLVLTADRPPEWIDQLDGQTIRQQGIYGQHIKQSYTFPVDFTHPDAIWHSERMVSEALNEAVAFPAGPVHINVPLREPFYPAPDEEVTFGEHIKVIEEEQPIYKMGPQQAQQMKQELQAYGRVLVVAGQHPYDAALLQALEAFAQATGAVVVGDVISNVQWNTLAVRYQDILLSCPDEEQLAQLQPDLLLTFGMSIISKSLKLYLRKYKPKAHWHLQQAGQVADTFQSLSKIIRCSPANFFSAFSGNAEQAAKYPDVWKTRDATAGGFIRSYIAEAPYSELTVVGRVLRQLPQQSNLHLANSMAVRYANIVALQPGQQVRVYANRGTSGIDGSTSTAVGCALMSTGITTLLTGDLAFFYDRNGLWHNYLPQNLRIVLLNNHAGGIFRLIDGPKQQPELVPFFETHQALDAQNTAWDFKLRYTAVHDLPELEQALPAFFSPEAGAGVLEVFTDSAANAAAFAAYKQAARNIAYIG, encoded by the coding sequence ATGCTTATCCAACCTGTTGTCAATATTGCTGAAATCTGTGCCCGCAAGGGAGTGGAACAGGTGGTGCTGTCGCCGGGGTCGCGTTGCGCGCCGCTGACCATCGCGTTTGCCCGCCACCCGAAGCTGACGGTGCGCACGGTGAGCGATGAGCGGGCCGCCGCCTTCATCGCGCTGGGTATGGCGCTGACGACAGGAAAGCCAACCGTGCTGGTTTGCACTTCGGGCACCGCCACGCTGAATTACGCGCCTGCCGTGGCCGAGGCGTTTTTCCAGCAGGTGCCGCTGCTGGTGCTCACCGCCGACAGGCCTCCGGAGTGGATTGACCAGCTGGACGGGCAAACGATTCGGCAACAGGGGATATATGGCCAACACATCAAGCAGAGCTATACCTTCCCGGTTGACTTTACGCACCCGGATGCCATATGGCACAGTGAGCGCATGGTGTCGGAGGCACTGAACGAGGCCGTGGCATTCCCGGCCGGCCCGGTGCATATCAACGTGCCGCTGCGCGAGCCTTTTTATCCTGCCCCGGATGAAGAAGTCACTTTTGGTGAGCATATAAAAGTGATTGAGGAAGAGCAGCCTATATATAAAATGGGCCCGCAGCAGGCGCAGCAAATGAAACAGGAACTGCAGGCTTACGGGCGCGTGCTGGTGGTGGCAGGCCAGCACCCATATGATGCCGCATTACTGCAAGCATTAGAGGCGTTTGCACAGGCAACAGGCGCTGTGGTGGTGGGTGATGTTATCAGCAATGTGCAGTGGAACACATTGGCGGTGCGCTATCAGGACATCCTCCTCTCCTGCCCGGACGAGGAACAACTTGCGCAACTGCAACCGGACCTGCTGCTTACCTTCGGCATGTCCATCATCTCCAAAAGCCTGAAACTGTACCTCCGCAAATACAAACCGAAGGCCCACTGGCACCTGCAGCAGGCCGGACAGGTGGCGGATACGTTTCAAAGCCTGTCAAAGATAATTCGCTGTTCACCGGCAAATTTTTTCTCAGCCTTTTCTGGCAACGCGGAGCAAGCGGCGAAATACCCGGATGTCTGGAAAACCAGGGATGCAACGGCTGGCGGTTTCATCAGGTCCTATATAGCCGAGGCTCCTTACAGTGAGTTAACCGTTGTGGGGCGCGTGCTGCGGCAGCTGCCGCAGCAGAGCAACCTGCACCTCGCCAACAGCATGGCGGTGCGCTACGCCAATATCGTAGCGCTGCAGCCGGGACAGCAGGTACGGGTATACGCCAACCGGGGCACCAGCGGCATCGACGGCAGCACCAGCACCGCCGTGGGCTGCGCGCTCATGAGCACCGGCATCACCACATTACTCACCGGCGACCTCGCCTTTTTCTACGACCGCAACGGCCTGTGGCACAACTACCTTCCGCAGAACCTGCGCATCGTGCTGCTCAACAACCACGCTGGCGGCATTTTCCGGCTGATTGACGGCCCGAAGCAGCAGCCTGAGCTGGTGCCGTTTTTTGAAACGCACCAGGCCTTGGACGCTCAGAACACGGCCTGGGATTTCAAACTGCGCTATACGGCGGTTCACGATTTGCCAGAACTGGAGCAGGCGCTTCCGGCCTTCTTCTCCCCGGAGGCCGGGGCAGGCGTTCTGGAGGTTTTCACTGACAGCGCCGCGAACGCAGCAGCTTTTGCCGCTTACAAACAGGCTGCCCGAAACATCGCCTATATTGGTTGA
- a CDS encoding DoxX family protein, which translates to MNVAHNVSTPARINSASNPVWMDGLRILLGLFLFTKGILFLENTSDVFYVFSASQDIISAERATLLTSVVHIVGGLMIAFGCLTRLALLCQFPILIGAVLLVNPQRGVHMENTELWLSVVVTGLLLFFMIVGPGRYSIDNKVLRQKQPEPEK; encoded by the coding sequence ATGAATGTAGCACATAATGTTTCAACTCCCGCACGAATCAACAGCGCCAGCAACCCTGTCTGGATGGATGGCCTTCGGATTCTGCTGGGCCTGTTTCTCTTCACAAAGGGAATTTTGTTTCTGGAGAACACCAGCGACGTGTTTTATGTCTTCAGCGCGAGCCAGGATATAATCTCTGCGGAGCGAGCCACGCTACTTACCAGCGTCGTGCATATCGTGGGCGGGCTGATGATTGCGTTCGGTTGCCTCACGCGCCTGGCGCTGCTCTGCCAGTTCCCCATCTTAATCGGGGCGGTGCTGCTCGTAAACCCACAGCGCGGGGTGCATATGGAAAACACCGAACTCTGGCTCTCTGTTGTGGTAACCGGGCTGCTGCTGTTCTTCATGATTGTCGGGCCGGGTCGCTACTCCATCGACAACAAGGTGCTGCGGCAAAAACAGCCGGAGCCTGAAAAGTAA
- a CDS encoding DoxX family protein, whose translation MNLSHNMHHMERWADMHHPLWLDFIRIGLGIFIFIKGVMFIQDTTALMDIMRKSQFPWVSVGLAHYVALAHLAGGAMIAMGLKTRAAILFQLPILIGAVFFINPNRGFYSENTELWSSIIVLLLLVFFLIFGSGRFSIDRAISKSEKDWLY comes from the coding sequence ATGAATTTGTCACACAACATGCACCACATGGAGCGCTGGGCTGATATGCACCACCCGCTCTGGCTTGACTTCATTCGTATTGGGCTTGGCATTTTCATCTTCATCAAAGGGGTCATGTTCATTCAGGACACAACTGCCCTGATGGATATCATGCGCAAGAGCCAGTTTCCGTGGGTGTCGGTGGGTCTTGCGCATTATGTGGCTCTGGCGCACCTGGCCGGGGGCGCCATGATCGCAATGGGCCTTAAAACGCGTGCCGCCATCCTGTTCCAGTTGCCGATACTCATTGGTGCTGTGTTTTTCATCAACCCCAACAGGGGGTTTTACTCTGAAAACACGGAGCTGTGGTCTTCCATCATCGTGCTGCTGCTGCTGGTGTTCTTCCTTATTTTCGGCTCCGGCCGCTTTTCGATAGACAGGGCTATCAGCAAGTCAGAGAAAGACTGGCTCTATTGA
- the menB gene encoding 1,4-dihydroxy-2-naphthoyl-CoA synthase: MESKYNWTTLKEYKDILFQFYNGIAKISINRPEVHNAFTPRTVMEMSDAMELVRQNPDIGVVILTGEGGKAFCSGGDQSVRGHGGYVGEDAVPRLNVLDLQMQIRRLPKPVVAMVAGWAIGGGHVLHVVCDLTIAAVNARFGQTGPKVGSFDGGFGASYLARIVGQKKAREIWFLCDQYDAQEALEMGLVNKVVPLDRLEETTVAWCEKMLERSPLALRMLKASFNAELDGQAGIQQLAGDATLLYYLSDEAKEGKDAFLEKRKPDFSKYPKFP, translated from the coding sequence ATGGAGAGCAAATACAACTGGACCACCCTGAAAGAGTACAAGGATATTCTTTTCCAATTCTACAACGGCATCGCCAAAATCAGCATCAACAGGCCCGAAGTACATAACGCCTTTACCCCGCGCACGGTGATGGAGATGAGCGACGCCATGGAACTGGTGCGCCAGAACCCGGATATAGGCGTGGTGATACTGACAGGCGAGGGCGGTAAAGCCTTCTGCAGCGGCGGTGACCAGAGCGTGCGTGGGCATGGCGGCTATGTAGGCGAGGATGCGGTGCCCCGCCTGAATGTGCTGGACCTGCAGATGCAGATTAGGCGGCTGCCCAAGCCCGTGGTGGCCATGGTGGCCGGCTGGGCCATTGGCGGCGGCCACGTGCTGCACGTGGTGTGCGACCTGACCATTGCCGCCGTGAACGCCCGCTTCGGCCAGACCGGCCCGAAGGTGGGCTCTTTTGACGGTGGCTTCGGGGCCTCTTACCTGGCGCGCATCGTGGGCCAGAAGAAAGCGCGTGAGATATGGTTCCTCTGCGACCAGTACGATGCCCAGGAGGCACTGGAGATGGGCCTGGTGAACAAGGTGGTGCCGCTGGACCGGCTGGAGGAAACGACGGTGGCCTGGTGCGAGAAAATGCTGGAGCGCAGCCCGCTGGCCCTGCGCATGCTAAAAGCTTCCTTCAACGCGGAACTCGACGGCCAGGCGGGCATTCAGCAACTGGCAGGAGACGCCACGCTGCTTTACTACCTGTCTGACGAGGCCAAAGAAGGAAAAGACGCCTTCCTGGAGAAGCGCAAACCGGATTTCTCGAAATACCCCAAATTCCCTTAA